The following are encoded in a window of Phaseolus vulgaris cultivar G19833 chromosome 3, P. vulgaris v2.0, whole genome shotgun sequence genomic DNA:
- the LOC137806872 gene encoding NAC domain-containing protein 35 has product MAIAAANSSPTMSLTHSQSQEDVTTASTTNDNNNNNNNDNKPDDHEHDMVMPGFRFHPTEEELVEFYLRRKVEGKRFNVELITFLDLYRYDPWELPALAAIGEKEWYFYVPRDRKYRNGDRPNRVTTSGYWKATGADRMIRTENFRSIGLKKTLVFYSGKAPKGIRTSWIMNEYRLPQHETERYQKAEISLCRVYKRAGVEDHPSLPRCLPTRPSSSRASSHSETKKHNEMVHHNMGFVGQSKPTEHIVDKMNETEASSDVNTALGLSKYNAYRAAMGALSTTMALPVVQMDEEALLMMQHQQQSKQAAAHAGAPGIGTIFPAGPSSSNNNGVVNMDDLNRLMSYQQQYYNVQSHPNQFSTLLMQPSPVVSLSSLPNPLPTTFSDRLWEWNPIPEPPNQEYSNMSFK; this is encoded by the exons ATGGCAATTGCAGCCGCAAACTCATCACCCACCATGAGTCTCACCCATAGCCAGAGCCAGGAGGACGTCACCACCGCCTCCACCACCAAcgacaacaacaataataacaacaacGATAACAAGCCTGATGATCACGAGCATGACATGGTTATGCCCGGTTTTCGCTTCCACCCAACTGAAGAAGAGCTCGTGGAATTCTACCTTCGCCGTAAGGTGGAGGGAAAGCGTTTCAACGTTGAGCTTATTACTTTCCTCGATCTTTATCGCTATGACCCTTGGGAGCTTcctg CCTTGGCGGCTATTGGTGAGAAAGAGTGGTACTTCTATGTGCCGAGAGATAGAAAGTATCGCAACGGTGATCGTCCCAATCGTGTCACTACCTCTGGGTATTGGAAGGCAACAGGAGCTGATAGGATGATCCGAACCGAGAATTTTCGCTCCATCGGCCTTAAGAAAACCCTAGTTTTCTATTCTGGCAAAGCTCCCAAAGGGATACGAACTAGTTGGATTATGAACGAGTATCGCTTGCCGCAACACGAAACCGAACGATATCAAAAG GCTGAGATATCGCTTTGCCGCGTGTACAAGAGAGCTGGAGTAGAGGATCATCCCTCCCTCCCTCGCTGTCTCCCAACAAGGCCATCTTCGTCAagggcttcttcacactccgaAACTAAGAAGCACAACGAGATGGTTCATCACAACATGGGATTTGTGGGACAATCGAAGCCAACTGAACACATAGTTGACAAAATGAATGAAACGGAAGCAAGCAGTGATGTCAACACGGCTCTTGGGCTTTCCAAATACAATGCTTACCGTGCTGCAATGGGTGCACTCAGCACCACAATGGCACTTCCAGTTGTTCAAATGGACGAGGAAGCTCTGCTGATGATGCAGCATCAGCAGCAGTCTAAGCAAGCAGCAGCACATGCAGGTGCTCCTGGTATTGGCACAATCTTCCCTGCTGGGCCTTCTAGTTCCAATAACAATGGAGTTGTGAACATGGATGATCTGAATAGGCTAATGAGTTACCAGCAGCAGTACTACAATGTTCAAAGCCATCCCAATCAGTTCTCTACTTTGCTGATGCAACCATCACCAGTAGTGTCTCTCAGCTCGCTACCAAATCCACTTCCAACCACCTTCTCTGACCGACTGTGGGAGTGGAATCCAATCCCCGAGCCACCAAATCAAGAGTACAGCAACATGTCCTTCAAGTAA